A genome region from Anolis carolinensis isolate JA03-04 chromosome 6, rAnoCar3.1.pri, whole genome shotgun sequence includes the following:
- the rabggta gene encoding geranylgeranyl transferase type-2 subunit alpha, producing the protein MHGRLKVKTTEEQAEAKRLEREKKLHQYVTATKAIFEKRKLGQLDKEALDLSSQVLAANPDFATLWNFRREIFLHFQEETPEEMQTLCKAELSFLESCLRVNPKSYGTWHHRCWVMEHTPEPDWERELELCGKFLEVDERNFHCWDYRRFVVQHSEVPPQDELAFSDSLITRNFSNYSSWHYRSRLLPQLYPDPQQQGRITEEILLKELELVQNAFFTDPNDQSAWFYHRWLLGRADPEPTIRCVYVNREDTSLAVAFSHPVAIAPASHDLIIFGDESPLVVRWRTPDGRNRPGFMWLCDLPASALNDHWPQHTFRILWSEGQSQKECVLFKGHRDCWSQDSVTEEQIFRCELSTEKSTVLQSELESCKELQALEPENKWCLLTIILLMRALDPLVYEHETLSYFTTLKAADPMRSAYLDDLRSKFLIENSILKMEYAESRVVDLSQRGLTMLCHLEHLLLVTHMNLSDNLLCALPPTLAMMRCLEVLEADDNRIETLEGLPALPRLEELSLCNNRLRRPADLQPLASFPKLAHLNIQGNPLCRIPGIQSELAALLPNVATILT; encoded by the exons ATG CATGGCCGGTTGAAGGTAAAGACGACCGAGGAACAGGCTGAAGCCAAGCGTCTCGAACGGGAGAAGAAGCTGCACCAGTATGTGACTGCCACCAAAGCCATCTTTGAGAAG AGGAAACTGGGTCAACTGGACAAGGAGGCCTTGGATCTGAGCAGCCAGGTCTTGGCCGCCAACCCCGATTTTGCCACGCTCTGGAACTTCCGGCGAGAGATATTCCTTCACTTTCAGGAAGA AACCCCAGAAGAGATGCAAACCCTGTGTAAGGCAGAACTCTCCTTTCTGGAGTCTTGCCTGCGCGTGAACCCCAAATCCTACGGGACGTGGCATCATCGCTGCTGGGTGATGGAGCACACCCCAGAGCCGGACTGGGAGCGTGAACTGGAGCTGTGTGGCAAGTTCCTGGAAGTTGATGAACGCAACT TTCACTGTTGGGACTATCGCCGCTTTGTGGTGCAGCATTCGGAGGTGCCTCCGCAGGACGAACTGGCCTTCAGCGACAGCCTCATCACCCGCAATTTCTCCAACTACTCCTCCTGGCATTACCGCAGCCGCCTCCTTCCGCAGCTTTACCCCGACCCCCAGCAGCAGGGCCGGATCACGGAGGAAATCTTATTGAAAG AACTGGAACTGGTGCAGAATGCCTTCTTCACTGACCCAAATGACCAGAGTGCGTGGTTCTATCATCGATGGCTCCTGGGAAGAG CTGACCCTGAACCTACAATTCGCTGTGTTTACGTAAACCGAGAAGACACTTCTTTGGCCGTCGCCTTCTCCCATCCCGTGGCA ATTGCTCCAGCATCTCATGACTTGATCATCTTTGGGGACGAGTCGCCCTTGGTGGTGCGTTGGCGCACGCCCGATGGAAGGAACAGGCCGGGATTTATGTGG CTGTGCGATTTGCCTGCTTCGGCCCTCAATGACCACTGGCCACAGCACACCTTCCGAATCCTGTGGTCCGAGGGCCAGTCCCAGAAAGAATGTGTCCTTTTCAAGG GACACAGGGATTGCTGGAGCCAAGATTCGGTCACAGAGGAACAAATCTTCAG GTGCGAGCTGTCTACTGAGAAATCAACCGTGcttcagtctgaactggaatcctGCAAAGAACTGCAAGCCCTGGAGCCAGAGAACAAAT GGTGCCTCTTAACCATCATTCTGCTCATGAGAGCCTTGGACCCCTTGGTTTACGAACACGAGACCCTCAGCTACTTTACGACCCTAAAG GCCGCTGACCCTATGCGTTCGGCCTACCTGGACGATCTGCGCAGCAAGTTTCTGATTGAGAACAGCATCCTCAAGATGGAATACGCCGAGTCTCGGGTCGTGGATTTGTCTCAGAGG GGCCTCACCATGCTCTGCCACCTGGAGCACCTCTTGCTGGTCACGCACATGAACCTCTCGGACAACCTCCTCTGCGCTTTGCCCCCCACGTTGGCCATGATGCGCTGCCTTGAG GTTTTGGAAGCCGATGACAACCGGATCGAGACCTTGGAAGGGCTGCCCGCTCTCCCTCGGCTGGAGGAGCTCTCCCTCTGCAACAACC gccttcgGCGTCCTGCCGACCTCCAACCGCTGGCCTCTTTCCCCAAACTTGCCCACCTCAACATTCAAGGCAACCCTCTGTGCCGAATCCCCGGCATCCAATCGGAACTCGCTGCACTGCTGCCAAATGTGGCCACCATCCTGACCTGA